A genomic region of Runella rosea contains the following coding sequences:
- a CDS encoding AMP-dependent synthetase/ligase, with the protein MQTVATRIFDFLDLYVKSQNKPDTLACKRHGEWVTFSSQQFCEEVDKVSLGLIQLGVQAGDRIAIVSEGRPEWNIVDFGIQQVGAVSVPIYPTLTLDDFQYIFHEAEVKFVFVGDAGLFRKLIDVVATAPTVEEMYTFDAVKSAKNLTDVMGKADEANRPKLDAMKAAVQPDDLLSIIYTSGTTGDPKGVMISHHNILSNAEEGRKLIAFGSEARALSFLPLNHVFERMVQYVYLRSGISIYYAESVATIAENLREVHPTVLSTVPRLLEKVYDKIVAKGYELSRVSRNIFLWALDLGLKYDPNKDMGWWYNTQLSLAKKLVFSKWQEALGGKLQMIVVGAAATPPRIARVFWAAGIPVCEGYGLTETSPVISFNRLYPQQEIRIGTVGMVIDGVEVKLADDGEILVKGPNVMKGYYRKPHLTAEVISADGWFHTGDIGQWVDDKFLKLTDRKKEIFKISAGKYVAPQAVEAKLKESFFIEQAVVLGDGQKYAAALIVPSFDAIKEFCRIENITYTSDDEIIKNEKVSAKIRSEVENENKELAPYERVKKYHLLSRELSAANGELTPTLKPKRRIIQEKYKAEIEEMFA; encoded by the coding sequence TCGCAGCAGTTTTGCGAAGAGGTCGATAAAGTCAGTCTTGGCCTCATCCAATTGGGTGTGCAAGCAGGCGACCGCATCGCAATCGTGTCGGAAGGTCGCCCTGAATGGAACATTGTAGACTTTGGTATTCAGCAAGTTGGAGCAGTTTCGGTACCGATTTACCCCACACTGACCCTCGACGATTTTCAATATATTTTTCACGAAGCCGAAGTCAAGTTTGTATTTGTGGGCGACGCAGGCCTGTTTAGAAAACTGATTGACGTGGTGGCTACCGCGCCTACTGTCGAAGAAATGTACACATTTGATGCCGTCAAAAGTGCCAAAAATCTTACCGATGTCATGGGTAAAGCCGACGAAGCCAATCGCCCCAAGCTCGACGCCATGAAAGCGGCGGTCCAACCCGACGATTTATTGAGCATTATTTATACTTCAGGCACCACCGGCGACCCCAAAGGAGTCATGATTTCGCACCACAATATTTTGAGCAATGCCGAAGAAGGTCGGAAACTGATTGCGTTTGGCTCAGAAGCCCGGGCTTTGAGTTTTTTGCCGCTCAATCACGTCTTTGAACGCATGGTCCAGTACGTATATTTGCGTTCGGGCATTTCTATTTATTACGCCGAAAGCGTGGCAACCATTGCCGAAAACCTGCGCGAAGTGCATCCTACGGTGCTGTCAACGGTGCCACGTCTACTCGAAAAAGTATATGACAAAATCGTGGCAAAAGGCTACGAATTGTCGCGCGTTTCACGTAATATCTTCCTGTGGGCCTTGGATTTAGGGTTAAAATACGACCCCAACAAAGACATGGGCTGGTGGTACAACACCCAACTTTCGTTGGCTAAAAAACTGGTTTTCAGCAAATGGCAAGAAGCCCTCGGCGGCAAACTCCAGATGATTGTGGTCGGAGCAGCGGCTACTCCGCCGCGTATTGCCCGGGTGTTTTGGGCGGCGGGGATTCCCGTGTGTGAAGGCTACGGACTGACCGAAACCTCGCCCGTTATTTCCTTTAACCGTCTGTATCCCCAACAAGAAATCCGCATCGGAACCGTAGGCATGGTGATTGACGGCGTGGAGGTAAAACTCGCCGACGATGGCGAAATTCTGGTCAAAGGCCCCAATGTCATGAAGGGATATTACCGCAAACCCCACCTCACTGCCGAAGTGATTTCGGCCGATGGCTGGTTTCACACGGGCGACATCGGTCAGTGGGTCGATGATAAGTTTTTAAAATTGACCGACCGAAAAAAGGAAATTTTCAAAATCTCGGCTGGAAAATACGTAGCCCCACAGGCCGTAGAAGCAAAATTGAAGGAGTCATTTTTTATAGAACAGGCGGTAGTTCTCGGCGATGGGCAAAAATACGCCGCCGCCTTGATTGTCCCCTCTTTTGACGCCATCAAAGAGTTTTGCCGAATCGAAAATATCACTTATACCTCTGACGATGAGATTATTAAAAATGAAAAGGTAAGTGCTAAAATTCGGAGTGAAGTAGAAAATGAAAACAAGGAATTGGCCCCCTACGAGCGGGTAAAGAAATACCATTTATTGTCCCGCGAGTTGTCGGCCGCCAATGGCGAGCTAACCCCTACCCTTAAACCCAAGCGGAGAA